In a genomic window of Nocardia fluminea:
- a CDS encoding h domain protein, translating into MSQRMKIVFGGLAALGLIAAIVLGVSGYQLWQHDRTEQARSDAMSAASRTVSAMFTYEPATVDTELPKAADGLTEAFRNDYLKLIKEAIAPGAKEKQLTVKATTQAEGVVSAEPEHAVVLLYLNQLTTSKDTPDGATSGSRVRVTLDKSDDRWLVSQVTPV; encoded by the coding sequence ATGAGCCAGCGTATGAAGATCGTCTTCGGCGGCCTCGCCGCCCTCGGCCTGATCGCCGCGATCGTGCTCGGTGTGAGCGGCTATCAGCTCTGGCAGCACGACCGGACCGAGCAGGCCCGCTCCGACGCGATGAGCGCGGCAAGCCGCACGGTCAGCGCCATGTTCACCTACGAGCCGGCCACCGTCGACACCGAACTGCCGAAGGCGGCCGACGGCCTGACCGAGGCGTTCCGCAACGACTACCTGAAGCTCATCAAGGAAGCCATCGCGCCGGGCGCCAAGGAGAAGCAGCTCACCGTCAAGGCCACCACCCAGGCCGAGGGCGTCGTCTCCGCCGAGCCCGAGCACGCCGTGGTGCTGCTCTACCTGAACCAGCTGACCACCAGCAAGGACACCCCGGACGGCGCGACCTCCGGCAGCCGCGTGCGGGTCACCCTGGACAAGTCCGACGACCGCTGGCTGGTCTCCCAGGTCACGCCGGTCTGA
- a CDS encoding MCE family protein: MSQRRQRIFAGLAVGVAVALSTTGCQWDGLNSLPMPGSEGRMAGSYTVRIQMPNVTTLTRNSPVRVDDVEVGNVTDIEVEGWHALVTVSLNPDVRLPANAIAKIGQTSLLGSNHVELSAPTTGAPSGELRDGDVIPLDRAGAYPTTEQVLSSLSVVLNGGGIAQLETITTELNAMLNGREDDIADLLPQLNELTTGLDRQTGSIIAAMEGLDRLTVELAGQKDVIAEAIEQIHPALTALADRSANITAAITGLGELGDVSERLIKTSGDDLVANLRSLGPVLQTLADTGNNLTQALGILPTFPFPIRNIDNAIMGDYMNLFITFDLTASRLDSNWLTGTSLGGRFGGVEGVVGSFAPSTATDAADPATAPFSAAPAPVPSIPGLPAIPGLPAIPGITAPLPGQEGAGR, encoded by the coding sequence GTGAGCCAGAGGCGGCAACGCATATTCGCCGGGCTGGCCGTCGGCGTCGCCGTCGCGCTCAGCACCACCGGCTGTCAATGGGACGGGCTCAACTCCCTGCCCATGCCCGGCTCCGAGGGACGCATGGCCGGCTCCTACACCGTGCGGATCCAGATGCCCAATGTCACCACCCTGACCCGGAATTCGCCGGTGCGGGTGGACGACGTCGAGGTCGGCAACGTCACCGATATCGAGGTCGAGGGCTGGCACGCGCTGGTGACGGTCTCGCTCAACCCCGATGTCCGCCTGCCCGCCAACGCGATCGCCAAGATCGGCCAGACCAGTCTGCTCGGCAGCAACCACGTCGAGTTGTCCGCGCCGACGACCGGCGCGCCCAGCGGTGAGCTGCGTGACGGCGACGTCATCCCGCTCGATCGGGCAGGCGCCTATCCGACCACCGAGCAGGTGCTGTCCTCGCTGTCGGTGGTGCTCAACGGCGGCGGTATCGCGCAGCTCGAGACGATCACCACCGAACTGAACGCGATGCTCAACGGTCGCGAGGACGACATCGCCGACCTGTTGCCGCAGCTCAACGAGCTGACCACCGGCTTGGACCGGCAGACCGGCAGCATCATCGCCGCGATGGAGGGCCTGGACCGGCTCACGGTCGAGCTGGCCGGGCAGAAGGATGTGATCGCCGAGGCGATCGAACAGATCCATCCCGCGCTCACCGCGTTGGCCGATCGGTCGGCGAACATCACCGCGGCGATCACCGGGCTCGGTGAGCTCGGCGACGTCAGCGAACGGCTCATCAAGACCAGCGGCGACGACCTGGTGGCCAATCTCCGCAGTCTCGGTCCCGTGCTGCAGACGCTCGCCGACACCGGGAACAACCTCACCCAGGCGCTGGGCATCCTGCCGACGTTCCCGTTCCCGATCCGCAACATCGATAACGCGATCATGGGCGACTACATGAACTTGTTCATCACGTTCGACCTGACCGCCAGTCGTCTCGACAGCAACTGGCTCACCGGAACGTCACTCGGCGGTCGTTTCGGTGGGGTGGAGGGTGTCGTCGGCTCGTTCGCGCCGTCGACCGCCACCGATGCCGCTGACCCGGCCACCGCGCCCTTCTCGGCCGCACCGGCTCCCGTACCCAGCATCCCAGGGCTGCCTGCCATTCCTGGCCTGCCCGCCATCCCCGGTATCACCGCGCCGCTGCCCGGTCAGGAAGGGGCGGGTCGATGA
- a CDS encoding sensor histidine kinase: MLVALAGFGLVASSFVVTKAMENSLRNRTDQQLQDAAMEWERRVGLPAPNLPPPSSESGQPPGRYFVTAESTDGTRKVLLDNVFGTDSQPALPDPPALQPVTVGSSGDSDEQWRVLTVNGHRATATVAWPLAENIETVRKLVVLQLIVGAIVLLALAVAAYFVVRGSLRPLHRVEATAAAIAGGELHHRIPVRGNVTEVDRLSHSLNSMLTQIQQAFAATEASETAARDSEARMRRFVADASHELRTPLTTIRGFAELYRQGATTDPAMFMNRIEHEAQRMGLLVEDLLMLARLDAQRPVELSPVDLLALAGDAVHSARAVEAAAGQHRPITLDIAEGIGTLEVLGDEHRLRQVLTNLLDNARTHTPYGTSVTVRLTPTDDEVQIEVVDTGPGLDQAAADHVFERFYRADTSRTRASGGTGLGLSIVQALVAAHRGSVEVASTQGKGTTFTVRLPRDRA, encoded by the coding sequence ATGCTGGTCGCGCTGGCCGGATTCGGTTTGGTCGCTTCGAGTTTCGTGGTGACCAAGGCGATGGAGAACTCGCTGCGCAACCGCACCGATCAGCAGTTGCAGGACGCGGCGATGGAGTGGGAGCGGCGGGTGGGGCTGCCCGCACCGAATCTGCCGCCGCCCTCCTCGGAGTCCGGGCAACCGCCGGGACGCTACTTCGTCACCGCCGAGAGCACGGACGGCACCCGAAAGGTGCTTCTCGACAACGTCTTCGGCACGGACTCCCAGCCGGCGCTCCCCGATCCGCCGGCGCTACAGCCGGTTACGGTCGGCTCGTCCGGCGACTCGGACGAGCAGTGGCGCGTGCTCACGGTCAACGGTCATCGCGCCACCGCGACGGTCGCGTGGCCACTGGCCGAGAACATCGAAACGGTACGCAAACTCGTTGTGCTGCAACTGATCGTCGGCGCGATCGTCTTGCTGGCACTGGCCGTCGCGGCCTATTTCGTGGTGCGCGGCAGCCTGCGGCCACTACACCGGGTCGAAGCGACAGCGGCGGCGATCGCGGGCGGCGAGCTGCATCATCGAATCCCGGTGCGCGGCAATGTCACCGAGGTCGATCGACTGTCACATTCGCTGAACAGCATGCTGACCCAGATCCAGCAGGCGTTCGCCGCCACGGAGGCCTCCGAGACCGCCGCGCGCGATTCCGAGGCGAGGATGCGGCGTTTCGTGGCCGACGCCAGCCACGAACTGCGCACCCCGCTCACCACGATCCGCGGCTTCGCCGAGCTGTACCGGCAGGGTGCGACAACCGACCCGGCGATGTTCATGAACCGCATCGAACACGAGGCACAGCGCATGGGCTTGCTGGTCGAAGACCTGCTCATGCTGGCCCGCCTCGACGCCCAGCGCCCGGTCGAACTGAGCCCGGTGGATCTGCTGGCACTGGCGGGCGACGCCGTGCACAGCGCCCGCGCGGTAGAAGCCGCGGCGGGACAACACCGCCCGATCACCCTCGACATCGCCGAAGGCATCGGCACTTTGGAAGTTCTCGGCGACGAACACCGCCTGCGTCAGGTCCTCACCAACCTCCTCGACAACGCCCGCACCCACACGCCCTACGGCACCTCGGTCACCGTCCGCCTGACCCCCACGGACGACGAGGTGCAGATCGAGGTCGTCGACACCGGCCCCGGCCTCGACCAGGCTGCGGCCGACCACGTCTTCGAACGCTTCTACCGAGCGGATACCTCGCGCACCCGCGCCAGCGGCGGCACCGGCCTCGGACTGTCCATCGTGCAAGCCCTGGTAGCGGCTCACCGCGGCAGCGTCGAAGTCGCCAGTACCCAGGGCAAAGGAACGACGTTCACCGTCCGCCTCCCCCGCGACCGAGCCTGA
- a CDS encoding MlaE family ABC transporter permease — translation MSKSVDSLGDQAIFYVKALGSVPRALVHYRTETIRLIAEISMGSGALAVIGGTVVIVGFLTLMAGGTIAVQGYSSLGNIGVEALTGFFAALINVRIAAPVISGIGLAATIGAGATAQLGAMRVAEEIDALESMAIRPIPFLVGTRVLAGMIAIVPLYALAVIASFIASRFATVVIYGQSAGVYDHYFSTFLIPSDILWSFAQAIVMALAVMLIHTYYGFHAAGGPVGVGIAVGNAVRSSLIAVVTVTLLISLAIYGTSGNFHLSG, via the coding sequence ATGTCGAAATCGGTGGATTCCCTGGGAGATCAGGCGATCTTCTACGTCAAAGCGCTCGGCTCGGTGCCGCGCGCGCTGGTGCACTACCGCACCGAGACCATTCGCCTCATCGCCGAGATCAGCATGGGCAGCGGTGCTTTGGCCGTGATCGGCGGCACCGTGGTGATCGTCGGCTTCCTGACTCTGATGGCGGGCGGCACCATCGCGGTGCAGGGCTACAGCTCCCTCGGCAATATCGGTGTCGAGGCGCTGACCGGCTTCTTCGCCGCCCTCATCAATGTGCGAATCGCGGCACCGGTGATCTCCGGCATCGGACTTGCCGCCACCATCGGCGCAGGCGCGACGGCGCAGCTGGGCGCGATGCGCGTGGCCGAGGAGATCGACGCGCTGGAATCGATGGCGATCCGGCCGATTCCGTTCCTGGTCGGCACCAGGGTGCTGGCCGGCATGATCGCGATCGTGCCGCTCTACGCACTCGCGGTGATCGCCTCCTTCATCGCCAGCCGGTTCGCGACCGTCGTGATCTACGGGCAGTCGGCAGGTGTCTACGACCACTACTTCTCGACCTTCCTCATCCCGAGCGACATCCTGTGGTCGTTCGCGCAGGCGATCGTGATGGCACTGGCCGTGATGCTCATCCACACCTACTACGGTTTCCACGCCGCGGGTGGTCCGGTCGGCGTCGGCATCGCGGTCGGCAACGCGGTGCGCTCGTCGCTGATCGCTGTCGTCACTGTGACGCTGCTGATCTCGCTGGCCATCTACGGCACCTCCGGCAACTTCCACCTCTCGGGATAG
- a CDS encoding MCE family protein: MSSIQQVRGLPRWTIAVAVVIVAALIAVAVYFVTGGGKNTVTAAFTSTTGLYEGDEVRVLGVTVGSIDSIEPGQGKTRVKMSIDSSVDLPADARAVIIAPSLVSARFVQIAPAYSGGPKLADGAQIPLDRTAVPVEWDEIKAELTKLSTALGPVGDDKQGSFGRFVDTAAENLDGNGQKFRDTLRELSATVTTLSDGRTDLFGTIRNLQKFVEVLSASNEQIVQFSGRLASVSSVLAGASEDLGTGLDSLDVALADVKRFLDGTGGELTEGVEKLADVTQTLVDKRPQLEQVLHSGPTAMVNFYQLYKPAQGSLTGSVALNNSASPLSFLCGSIRALEYNNSDRSADLCAEFLAPVISSLAMNYVPIMTNPVGGVQAFPDQLVYSEPSLAGAGQPTAAPTAAPVTVPEGLAGLAVPGGQR, translated from the coding sequence ATGAGCTCGATTCAGCAGGTACGCGGGTTGCCGCGCTGGACGATCGCCGTAGCGGTGGTCATCGTCGCGGCGTTGATCGCCGTGGCCGTCTACTTCGTCACCGGCGGCGGAAAGAACACGGTGACCGCGGCGTTCACCTCCACCACCGGTCTGTACGAAGGCGATGAGGTCCGGGTACTCGGCGTCACCGTCGGCAGCATCGACTCGATCGAACCGGGCCAGGGCAAGACGCGGGTGAAGATGAGCATCGACAGCAGCGTCGACCTGCCCGCGGACGCACGCGCGGTGATCATCGCGCCGTCGCTGGTATCGGCCCGCTTCGTGCAGATCGCGCCCGCCTACAGCGGCGGCCCCAAGCTGGCCGACGGTGCGCAGATTCCGCTCGACCGCACCGCGGTGCCCGTGGAGTGGGACGAGATCAAGGCCGAACTGACCAAACTGTCCACGGCGCTCGGGCCGGTCGGTGACGACAAGCAGGGCTCCTTCGGCCGCTTCGTCGACACCGCGGCCGAGAACCTCGACGGCAACGGCCAGAAGTTCCGCGACACCCTGCGTGAACTGTCCGCGACCGTGACCACGCTGTCCGACGGGCGAACAGACCTTTTCGGCACCATCCGCAACCTGCAGAAGTTCGTAGAGGTGCTCTCGGCGAGCAACGAGCAGATCGTGCAGTTCAGCGGCCGGCTGGCTTCGGTGTCCTCGGTGCTGGCGGGCGCGTCGGAGGATCTCGGCACCGGTCTGGACAGCCTCGATGTGGCACTGGCCGATGTGAAGCGGTTCCTCGACGGCACCGGGGGTGAACTGACCGAGGGCGTCGAGAAGCTCGCCGATGTCACCCAGACGCTGGTCGACAAGCGGCCGCAGCTCGAACAGGTGCTGCACTCCGGCCCGACCGCGATGGTGAACTTCTACCAGCTCTACAAGCCCGCTCAGGGCTCGCTCACCGGCTCGGTCGCGCTGAACAACTCGGCCAGTCCGCTCAGCTTCCTGTGTGGTTCGATCCGGGCACTCGAGTACAACAACTCCGACAGGTCCGCGGATCTGTGCGCGGAGTTCCTTGCCCCGGTGATCAGTTCGCTGGCAATGAATTACGTGCCGATCATGACGAACCCGGTCGGCGGCGTCCAGGCGTTCCCCGACCAGCTGGTGTACAGCGAGCCCAGCCTGGCCGGTGCAGGCCAGCCGACCGCGGCGCCCACCGCCGCGCCGGTCACCGTGCCCGAAGGTCTTGCCGGGCTCGCCGTTCCAGGAGGGCAGCGGTGA
- a CDS encoding MCE family protein translates to MNENKSPSATIGIVGVVLVVTISLATLQFTELPFIRSGATFTANFLDAGGLVKGDPVHVAGVRSGEVRQVSLDGDKVLVKFDLDESIVLGEKTTAAIKTNTVLGRKSLDVVPTGPGAIGTGDTIPVDRTTSPYSLNEALSDLGGTVRDLDLDQVDQTLDTLSAAFADTPGPLRNALDGVTALSRSINVRDQALTDLLARAQNVTKILADRSTQLNTLLLDGNELLGELDRRRAAINQLIVYIDDVARQLSGLVADNEPQMRPTLDRLNSVLALLQRNEQNLNGALDGLGPYAAALGEQVGNGPWFNAYVVNATSTELRPLVDALVWPEQVPQDLIDIFTHPRTPYIAPTEEDPPR, encoded by the coding sequence ATGAATGAGAACAAGTCGCCGTCGGCGACGATCGGCATCGTCGGCGTGGTGCTGGTGGTGACGATTTCGCTCGCGACGCTGCAATTCACCGAACTGCCCTTCATCCGGTCCGGAGCGACCTTCACCGCGAACTTCCTCGACGCGGGCGGCCTGGTGAAGGGCGACCCGGTGCATGTGGCCGGTGTGCGTTCCGGCGAGGTGCGGCAGGTCAGCCTCGACGGTGACAAAGTCCTGGTGAAGTTCGACCTCGACGAGTCGATCGTGCTGGGGGAGAAGACCACTGCCGCGATCAAGACCAACACGGTCCTCGGCCGCAAGTCGCTGGATGTGGTCCCGACCGGTCCCGGCGCGATCGGCACCGGCGACACCATCCCGGTCGACCGCACCACCTCGCCCTATTCGCTCAACGAAGCGCTGAGCGATCTCGGTGGGACCGTGCGCGATCTCGATCTGGATCAGGTCGACCAGACCCTCGACACCCTGTCGGCGGCCTTCGCCGACACGCCCGGCCCGCTGCGCAACGCGCTCGACGGTGTGACAGCCCTGTCGCGCAGCATCAATGTGCGCGACCAGGCGCTGACCGACCTGCTGGCCCGGGCGCAGAACGTCACCAAGATCCTGGCCGACCGCAGCACCCAGCTCAATACGCTGCTCCTCGACGGCAACGAGCTGCTCGGCGAGCTCGACCGGCGCCGGGCCGCGATCAACCAGCTCATCGTCTACATCGACGATGTGGCCAGGCAGCTCTCGGGACTGGTCGCCGACAACGAACCCCAGATGCGGCCGACGCTGGACCGGCTGAATTCGGTACTGGCCCTACTGCAGCGCAACGAACAGAACCTCAACGGAGCCCTCGACGGCCTCGGCCCCTACGCCGCCGCGCTCGGCGAGCAGGTCGGCAACGGGCCCTGGTTCAACGCCTACGTGGTGAACGCGACCAGTACCGAATTGCGCCCGCTCGTCGACGCTTTGGTCTGGCCGGAACAGGTGCCACAGGACCTGATCGATATCTTCACCCATCCGAGGACGCCGTACATCGCTCCTACTGAGGAGGATCCCCCGCGATGA
- a CDS encoding MCE family protein has product MDTSRIVAALQGGLGRKLAALTMVGLLIGLVAFAFALFQGAFTTTAQVLVDAPRSGLVLDPDAKVKVRGVEIGRVAEINLRDDGAQILLEVDPEQLKLVPSNAGVDIRSTTVFGAKYVNFVVPEQPSSSSLKPGSTVAASSVTVEFNTLFQHLSDVLAQIEPEKLNATLTALGTALEGRGDKFGDLLVRSDRYLRELNPYLPTLQADLDKTAAVTDLYAEVSDPLLRTVDNATGTSQTISEMQGQLDNVLVNVIGLSDTVGSVLRENEHDLVTALDLLRPTTALLFEYAPALSCVINGLGPLVPIAEDMMGGLLPGVGMNASVMPGSQPYSYPNDLPKVNATGGPRCEGVVDRVPESHSNYLVTDTNQGAPYTPNTQYEFHGVPKVFQLLLDGLPGVTR; this is encoded by the coding sequence ATGGACACTTCACGGATCGTTGCCGCATTGCAGGGCGGGCTCGGGCGCAAGCTCGCCGCGCTCACAATGGTCGGCTTGCTCATCGGGCTCGTGGCTTTCGCGTTCGCCCTCTTCCAAGGCGCGTTCACCACCACCGCTCAGGTGCTGGTCGACGCTCCGCGCTCCGGCCTGGTGCTCGACCCCGACGCCAAGGTCAAGGTGCGCGGCGTCGAGATCGGCCGCGTCGCCGAGATCAACCTGCGCGACGACGGCGCGCAGATCCTGCTCGAGGTCGACCCCGAACAGCTCAAGCTGGTGCCGTCGAACGCGGGTGTCGACATTCGTTCCACCACGGTGTTCGGTGCCAAGTACGTGAATTTCGTTGTCCCCGAGCAGCCTTCGTCGAGCTCGCTGAAGCCCGGCAGCACGGTGGCGGCCAGCTCCGTGACGGTGGAATTCAACACGCTGTTCCAGCACCTGTCCGATGTGCTCGCCCAAATAGAACCGGAGAAGCTCAACGCCACGCTGACCGCGCTCGGCACCGCGCTGGAAGGTCGTGGCGACAAGTTCGGCGATCTGCTGGTGCGCTCGGATCGCTATCTGCGCGAACTCAACCCATACCTGCCGACGCTGCAAGCGGATCTGGACAAGACCGCCGCGGTGACCGACCTCTACGCCGAGGTCTCGGACCCGCTGTTGCGCACCGTCGACAACGCGACCGGCACCTCGCAGACCATCTCCGAGATGCAGGGCCAGCTCGACAACGTGCTGGTCAATGTGATCGGGCTGTCCGACACGGTGGGATCGGTACTGCGCGAGAACGAGCACGATCTGGTGACCGCGCTCGACCTGCTGCGGCCGACGACCGCCCTGCTGTTCGAATACGCGCCCGCACTGAGCTGCGTCATCAACGGCCTCGGCCCGCTGGTGCCGATCGCCGAGGACATGATGGGCGGGCTGCTGCCGGGTGTCGGCATGAACGCGAGCGTGATGCCGGGTAGCCAGCCCTACTCCTACCCGAACGACCTGCCCAAGGTGAACGCCACCGGTGGCCCGCGCTGTGAGGGTGTGGTGGACCGGGTACCGGAAAGCCATTCGAACTATCTGGTGACAGATACCAACCAGGGTGCGCCGTATACGCCGAATACCCAGTACGAATTCCACGGTGTGCCAAAGGTATTCCAGCTGCTGCTGGACGGACTGCCGGGAGTGACGCGGTGA
- a CDS encoding response regulator transcription factor: MSGVPDVPEARVLVVDDEPMIVELLAVSLRYQGFEVSTAADGAEALDRARTFRPQALIVDVMMPGMDGFGLLRRLRADGIDAPVLFLTARDDVDDKITGLTLGADDYVTKPFSLEEVVARLRVILRRAGHAEPEKARTRLRFADIELDDDTHEVWKAGAPVALSPTEFTLLRYFMVNAGSVLSKPRILDHVWRYDFGGEVGVVETYVSYLRKKVDTGEQRLIHTLRGVGYVMREPTR; the protein is encoded by the coding sequence ATGAGCGGTGTGCCTGATGTGCCCGAGGCGCGGGTACTCGTCGTCGACGACGAACCGATGATCGTCGAGCTGCTGGCGGTGAGCCTGCGCTACCAGGGTTTCGAGGTGTCGACGGCGGCCGACGGCGCCGAGGCGCTGGATCGGGCGCGCACGTTCCGCCCGCAGGCGCTGATCGTGGACGTGATGATGCCCGGCATGGACGGCTTCGGCCTGCTGCGCCGGTTGCGCGCCGACGGGATCGACGCGCCGGTGCTGTTCCTGACCGCGCGCGACGACGTGGACGACAAGATCACCGGGCTCACCCTCGGCGCCGACGACTACGTCACCAAGCCGTTCAGCCTGGAGGAGGTGGTGGCGCGGCTGCGGGTGATCCTGCGTCGCGCGGGCCACGCCGAACCCGAGAAGGCCCGCACCCGGTTGCGGTTCGCCGACATCGAACTCGACGACGACACGCACGAGGTGTGGAAGGCGGGTGCACCGGTGGCGTTGTCCCCCACCGAGTTCACGCTGTTGCGCTACTTCATGGTGAACGCGGGCAGCGTGCTCAGTAAACCGCGCATCCTCGATCACGTGTGGCGCTACGACTTCGGTGGCGAGGTGGGTGTGGTGGAGACCTACGTGTCGTATCTGCGCAAGAAGGTCGACACCGGCGAGCAGCGGTTGATCCACACACTGCGGGGTGTCGGCTACGTGATGCGTGAGCCGACCCGGTGA
- a CDS encoding MCE family protein, whose amino-acid sequence MKLTRFVRAQLAIFAVLTVIGLVVMGGAYVQVPAMLGIGRYAVTVQLAATGGLYPTANVSYRGQNIGKVEAVRLTTAGVEADLSIDSDYKVPADSSAWVRSVSAIGEQYVDLVPTDQPADGNLRDGSVIPESRTHLPQDVGAMLDQADKLLATVADTRLRQVIDEAFLAFNGAGPDLQRFMDSAALLVQQAESDIEPTKKLLDQIGPLLDTQTRSADDIRSWTADLATLTDQLREHDPALRSLLNNGPSAMETVTAQFQSLRPTLPLLASNLVSLGQVGVIYNASVEQLLVVFPPLIAALRTAIRGPAKYGVMVDFMTVVHDPPACTTGFLPADQRREPSDLTPMDTPPGLYCKVPQDSNIEVRGIRNTPCMEFPGVRAPTPELCRTGFVPEGNNPPFGPVQPVAPASAPAGASTGAVTPAAARPYDPSTGSYLGTDGRTYRQGDIAEDGSGTVPASWQAMLEEQQR is encoded by the coding sequence ATGAAACTCACCCGGTTCGTGCGAGCCCAGCTCGCGATCTTCGCGGTGCTCACCGTGATCGGTCTCGTCGTGATGGGCGGTGCCTACGTGCAGGTGCCCGCGATGTTGGGGATCGGCCGGTACGCGGTGACCGTGCAGCTGGCCGCTACCGGTGGGCTCTATCCCACCGCCAATGTCTCCTACCGCGGGCAGAACATCGGCAAGGTCGAGGCGGTGCGTCTGACGACGGCCGGGGTCGAAGCCGATCTGTCGATCGACAGCGACTACAAGGTCCCCGCCGATTCGAGCGCCTGGGTGCGCAGTGTCTCGGCCATCGGCGAGCAGTACGTAGACCTGGTGCCCACCGATCAACCGGCCGACGGGAACCTGCGCGACGGCTCGGTGATCCCCGAATCGCGCACGCACCTGCCGCAGGACGTCGGCGCGATGCTCGACCAGGCCGACAAGTTGCTCGCGACGGTCGCCGACACCCGGCTGCGCCAGGTGATCGACGAGGCGTTTCTCGCGTTCAACGGTGCCGGGCCCGATCTGCAGCGGTTCATGGACTCGGCCGCGCTGCTGGTGCAGCAGGCCGAGAGCGATATCGAGCCGACCAAGAAACTGCTCGACCAAATCGGTCCGCTGCTGGACACCCAGACCCGCTCCGCCGACGATATCCGTTCCTGGACAGCGGATCTGGCCACCCTCACCGACCAGCTGCGCGAGCACGATCCGGCGCTGCGGAGCCTGTTGAACAACGGTCCTTCCGCGATGGAGACGGTGACCGCGCAGTTCCAGTCCCTGCGCCCCACCCTGCCGCTGCTGGCCAGCAATCTGGTGAGCCTCGGGCAGGTCGGCGTGATCTACAACGCGAGTGTGGAACAGCTCCTGGTCGTCTTCCCGCCGCTGATCGCGGCGCTGCGGACCGCCATCCGAGGACCGGCGAAATACGGCGTGATGGTCGACTTCATGACCGTTGTCCACGACCCGCCCGCCTGCACCACCGGCTTCCTGCCCGCGGATCAGCGGCGGGAACCGAGCGATCTGACCCCGATGGATACTCCACCCGGGCTGTACTGCAAGGTGCCGCAGGACTCGAATATCGAGGTACGCGGCATCCGCAACACGCCGTGCATGGAGTTCCCCGGCGTCCGGGCGCCCACGCCCGAACTGTGCCGGACCGGGTTCGTGCCGGAAGGCAACAACCCGCCGTTCGGGCCGGTTCAGCCGGTCGCTCCGGCGTCGGCACCGGCAGGCGCATCGACGGGCGCTGTGACGCCCGCCGCAGCGCGCCCCTATGATCCGTCCACGGGCAGCTATCTGGGCACGGACGGACGCACGTACCGCCAAGGTGACATCGCCGAGGACGGGTCGGGCACCGTGCCGGCCAGTTGGCAGGCGATGTTGGAGGAGCAGCAACGATGA
- a CDS encoding MCE family protein has protein sequence MRNTGTTVKLAIFTVVMTLVFAGLAIVLSQARFSSEDGYHAVFTSSSGMLPGAKVRIAGVPVGSVTSVKVGDDDLAHVAFDVDTKYAVLASTRAAIKYENLVGDRYLELLEGPGSARRLSAGDTIDLAQTTPALDLDLLLGGFKPLLRGLDPAQVNDLTAALLQIFQGQGGTLVSLLNSGGSFAKTLADRDALIGSVIDNLNTVLATIDDRGDNFATTIEELQRLVSDLSAQRDPIGNALPRIAGATKEINDLLVQARPDLRNTIEQTGRLATNLDEDSDHIEWVLGKLPDTYKKLIRIGAYGSFLQLYICGTNILVTGPDGKPMEIHMPGLQATGRCTPNE, from the coding sequence GTGAGGAACACGGGGACGACGGTCAAGCTGGCGATCTTCACCGTGGTGATGACGCTGGTCTTCGCCGGCCTGGCGATCGTCTTGAGTCAGGCGCGGTTCTCCAGTGAGGACGGCTATCACGCGGTGTTCACCAGCTCGTCGGGCATGCTGCCCGGCGCCAAGGTGCGCATCGCCGGTGTGCCGGTGGGTTCGGTGACCTCGGTGAAGGTCGGCGACGACGACCTCGCCCACGTCGCGTTCGATGTCGACACCAAGTACGCGGTGCTGGCCAGCACTCGGGCGGCGATCAAGTACGAGAACCTCGTCGGCGATCGCTACCTGGAACTGCTGGAGGGGCCGGGCTCGGCGCGGCGGCTCTCCGCTGGTGACACCATCGACCTCGCGCAGACCACGCCCGCGCTCGATCTGGATCTGCTGCTCGGCGGCTTCAAGCCGCTGCTGCGCGGGCTCGACCCAGCGCAGGTCAACGATCTCACCGCGGCGCTGTTGCAGATCTTCCAGGGGCAGGGCGGCACGCTGGTCTCACTGCTGAACAGCGGCGGGAGTTTCGCCAAGACCCTGGCGGACCGGGACGCGCTGATCGGCAGCGTGATCGACAACCTCAATACCGTCCTCGCCACCATCGATGATCGCGGTGACAATTTCGCCACCACCATCGAGGAACTGCAGCGCCTGGTCAGCGACCTGTCCGCACAGCGCGACCCGATCGGCAACGCGTTGCCGCGGATCGCGGGCGCGACCAAGGAGATCAACGACCTGCTGGTGCAGGCCCGTCCCGACCTCCGCAACACCATCGAGCAGACCGGCAGGCTCGCCACGAACCTGGACGAGGATTCCGACCACATCGAGTGGGTGCTCGGAAAACTGCCCGACACCTACAAGAAGCTCATCCGGATCGGTGCCTACGGCTCCTTCCTGCAGCTGTACATCTGCGGTACCAACATTCTGGTCACCGGTCCCGACGGCAAGCCGATGGAAATACACATGCCGGGTCTGCAGGCGACCGGAAGGTGCACGCCCAATGAATGA